Genomic segment of Geotrypetes seraphini chromosome 4, aGeoSer1.1, whole genome shotgun sequence:
CTTACTGAGACCAGTGCAgttgtgagcatctttgtggtttccacacctgcttaaccaaaatagtgcaggcTGTGTTTTGTAATTTGTTTTGGGTGTAGTTACCAtacagctcaagaaccaggaggatagattgaggaatctggcctttacttccatcgccttccgtgaaaggaagaaaaacccacatgtctcatttggattctcctggtgtgaaGCCAACTCTTCCTAGCAGTAgccctattcctcaacaacaaatctaccacagtgacttatattctcttccttatgtagccatttactttggaacagggagaGGCTTACTTTGTatatcatagctgagatgtcatcatctacctacagttgcatataccgtTACACTGgcttgcttctttcctagattctgcaatgattctACATCATAGTgactagcaggtaatagaatgacagaccccaataaagattgtcaaacattctatatgtcaccttgttgttatattgaaaagggcccagtcagcactccctcctgaacccctatccctctgtccactaaactgaagATGCTACAAagctaaaaccacacaggaaagtttaaagtataaacaaattattttattaaaatatatttataaccTTTTTAAACTTAACTTTAacaaaaaaactatttacatacacataatgcagggaaggagggtgggtgccccccacgagcagcttgagctacctcaggcgagggggcggaagaggtgcagtcattgagagggttcACGGCTGCTGGAACCacgccctctttcggctaccagccgaaagagggcatgttccaaCCTCTCCATGCACCCTCTCAACaactgcacctcctccaagagggCAGAGAAGGGGTCCATCTGCCTgaccgccccctcctgaggctggtcgggctgctcctggggggggacagcaaggaaagggggtaggatgggatcaggaacaggaagggcaggagagtgaggggaagggctatggctgggggaaggggaaggtccaacaggggatggtggtgggggtcctggaggtagtggtggggcaggcagtgggGGTCCGtggggtagtggtggggcaggcggtgtgggtggttcTACGAGCCGCCAAGGGgaatcttcctcctcctcctcctcctcatcttcttccccctccaactcatcttcttccccctcctcatCTGCAGacgaccagggtggggctccctccctcacctccggGGCCCAGGGTGGGGTCACTGGTGccacctcctgagggggtgcctgcgctgctgcttgac
This window contains:
- the LOC117358857 gene encoding vegetative cell wall protein gp1-like gives rise to the protein MRAEAAAQAPPQEVAPVTPPWAPEVREGAPPWSSADEEGEEDELEGEEDEEEEEEEDSPWRLVEPPTPPAPPLPHGPPLPAPPLPPGPPPPSPVGPSPSPSHSPSPHSPALPVPDPILPPFLAVPPQEQPDQPQEGAVRQMDPFSALLEEVQLLRGCMERLEHALFRLVAERGRGSSSREPSQ